The Paenibacillus tianjinensis genome has a window encoding:
- a CDS encoding YojF family protein, translating into MQLINPQDIQNRIDQLTGQDLFIHLELTTGAYANHLDSTRHPASAFISNAGIRYTHGSISGTGPYRVGLKTEQGWVYAEGLTHVDETETERLIMAGHDSQGKLVVALQLSRDKFE; encoded by the coding sequence ATGCAGCTGATAAACCCGCAAGACATCCAGAACAGGATCGACCAGCTTACCGGTCAGGACCTGTTCATCCATCTTGAACTCACGACAGGTGCCTATGCCAATCACTTGGACAGTACGAGACATCCGGCGTCAGCATTCATCAGTAATGCAGGCATCCGTTATACCCATGGTTCGATCTCTGGAACAGGCCCATACCGGGTCGGCTTAAAGACGGAGCAGGGCTGGGTATATGCTGAAGGCCTTACCCATGTAGATGAGACTGAAACTGAACGGCTTATCATGGCCGGGCACGACAGTCAGGGTAAACTGGTCGTCGCCCTGCAGCTGAGCCGGGACAAATTCGAATGA
- the bshB2 gene encoding bacillithiol biosynthesis deacetylase BshB2, with product MKPKQAGHQRILVVLPHPDDESFVASGTLAKYIEGGAIVTFACLTLGEMGRNMGIPPFANRVTLPAIRKLELEASCKAIGIQDLRMLGFHDKMIEFEDKELLDAQIMALVKELNPSLVITFYPGFSVHPDHDATGAAVIRTIGKLPSAERPLVYCSAFASNHEQMIGKADVTIDVTAFLDRKMASIQAHRSQFQAAELVGNRELSDEEIRMRFGTEQFWTYRFDNSHE from the coding sequence ATGAAACCTAAACAAGCGGGACATCAGCGCATCTTAGTGGTGTTGCCCCATCCCGATGATGAATCCTTCGTTGCCTCAGGAACGCTGGCCAAGTACATAGAAGGTGGAGCGATAGTTACTTTTGCCTGTCTGACACTTGGAGAGATGGGCCGTAACATGGGCATTCCTCCCTTTGCGAACCGGGTCACCTTGCCTGCAATCCGCAAACTGGAACTCGAAGCATCCTGTAAGGCAATTGGGATTCAGGATTTAAGAATGCTTGGCTTTCATGACAAAATGATCGAGTTTGAAGACAAGGAACTGCTGGATGCACAGATTATGGCACTGGTAAAGGAGCTGAACCCTTCGCTGGTCATTACTTTCTACCCGGGATTCAGTGTGCATCCGGATCATGATGCAACCGGTGCCGCGGTTATCCGCACGATTGGCAAGCTTCCTTCAGCAGAGCGGCCGCTGGTTTATTGCAGCGCATTCGCGAGCAATCACGAGCAGATGATTGGGAAGGCGGATGTAACCATAGACGTGACCGCGTTTCTTGACAGAAAGATGGCGTCGATTCAGGCGCACCGTTCGCAGTTCCAGGCAGCGGAGCTCGTTGGCAACCGGGAGCTGTCTGATGAAGAAATCCGTATGCGGTTCGGCACGGAGCAATTCTGGACGTACCGGTTCGATAACTCTCACGAATAG
- a CDS encoding MFS transporter, protein MNARSRWLLISVGLGVLLNPLNSSMISVAIARLQDVYKLNYTNVSWVIFSFYIASAVAQPVMGKASDIFGRRTIFLAGLVVAFAASLLAPLSPSFGWLIVFRIVQSVGTSMMVAVGMAIIRIHITEKQATALSVMSIFLSGAAAIGPFIGGTLIHWWDWKAIFFVNIPFVAASFVLAWRTIPEDNPPVTTAKWFEWMDLSGILLFTIGLVSLLIGLLSAKSSEEIAFLHVILVGIGLAFLTAFVRHELKAASPFIPLRTFVKYPEMTWVNVEYMLVNVLFYALFFGLPSYLQMVRGVSEFHTGILMLSLGLCSLGAAPIAGRWIDKSGPAPALLVSAVLMTFGSVWLITLDGNSPVISVCIALAAFGISNGLNGVGLQAALFQSSPKEIIGVASGVFNTSRYLGTILSSLLISIVMGNKFSSGGLQVLGMILTVIALSLVFMSWRRRESEKLQNAQLR, encoded by the coding sequence ATGAATGCCCGCAGCAGGTGGTTATTGATTTCCGTGGGATTAGGAGTACTCTTAAATCCGTTAAATTCTTCGATGATTTCCGTTGCAATTGCCAGACTTCAGGACGTATACAAGCTTAACTATACTAACGTGTCCTGGGTTATTTTTTCATTTTACATTGCCAGTGCTGTTGCACAGCCGGTGATGGGAAAGGCCAGTGATATCTTCGGACGCAGAACAATCTTTCTTGCCGGTCTTGTTGTAGCATTCGCTGCCTCATTACTGGCTCCGCTATCACCTAGCTTCGGCTGGCTCATTGTATTTCGTATTGTACAATCCGTCGGAACAAGTATGATGGTTGCTGTTGGAATGGCTATCATCAGGATTCATATCACGGAGAAACAGGCAACCGCGCTGTCCGTGATGTCGATATTTCTGTCAGGAGCAGCCGCAATCGGCCCCTTTATTGGCGGGACTTTAATTCATTGGTGGGATTGGAAGGCTATATTTTTCGTAAATATTCCGTTTGTGGCGGCTAGTTTCGTGCTTGCCTGGAGAACAATACCAGAGGACAACCCGCCAGTAACCACCGCTAAGTGGTTTGAATGGATGGATCTGTCGGGGATCCTGCTCTTTACAATTGGTCTGGTCTCTTTGCTCATTGGACTATTATCAGCGAAATCATCCGAAGAAATTGCATTCTTACATGTTATTTTAGTGGGGATTGGGCTAGCTTTTCTAACGGCTTTTGTCAGACATGAGCTAAAAGCGGCGTCACCCTTCATTCCTTTGCGCACCTTCGTTAAATATCCTGAGATGACGTGGGTAAATGTGGAGTACATGCTTGTTAATGTGCTGTTTTATGCGCTCTTTTTCGGCTTGCCCTCCTACTTGCAAATGGTGCGGGGGGTCAGTGAGTTCCATACGGGAATTCTCATGCTGAGCTTAGGTTTATGTTCACTTGGTGCTGCTCCAATAGCAGGACGGTGGATTGATAAATCTGGTCCAGCGCCAGCTTTACTTGTATCCGCAGTACTAATGACCTTCGGATCCGTGTGGCTCATAACATTGGACGGAAATTCACCGGTTATCAGCGTTTGTATTGCACTGGCGGCATTCGGCATAAGCAACGGCCTGAACGGTGTTGGCTTACAGGCTGCCTTGTTCCAAAGCTCTCCTAAAGAGATTATTGGTGTAGCCTCCGGAGTCTTTAATACTTCCAGGTACCTCGGGACGATACTCTCCTCATTGTTGATAAGCATCGTTATGGGAAATAAGTTCAGCAGCGGAGGCTTACAGGTGCTTGGCATGATCCTCACGGTAATCGCCTTATCTTTGGTGTTCATGAGCTGGCGCCGCCGGGAGTCAGAGAAATTACAGAATGCGCAGCTTCGCTAA
- a CDS encoding LysR family transcriptional regulator, whose protein sequence is MELLQLQYFLAVARLEHMTEAARCLHVTQSSLSKTIGRLEEDLGVPLFDRSGRRLRLNEFGIRFLSRAERALFELEQGKQELKDLSSPEQSTLELAVTAASTLPNILRAFRKKQPTIHFHVQMLTTKEMVERLLRGEVDFCLSSPSIEDEDIESIIVFNDPILVAVPKGHHLADRVSVTLAELRDEWFVGVKRGYGTRDLTDAVCKSSGFILNYVYEGDEPSRLVSLVEAEVGIAFIPGTARDSRASLRYLQIEDPGMVREIALLWHKSRYISRAAHDFREVVLEYFAGISEPIK, encoded by the coding sequence ATGGAACTTCTTCAGCTGCAATATTTTCTGGCGGTAGCCCGGTTGGAGCATATGACCGAAGCTGCACGTTGTCTGCATGTTACTCAATCCTCGCTTAGCAAAACGATCGGGCGTCTGGAAGAGGATCTGGGAGTTCCTTTATTTGACCGCAGCGGCAGGAGACTGCGATTAAATGAATTTGGCATCCGGTTCCTCAGCCGCGCAGAAAGAGCTTTGTTTGAATTAGAGCAGGGGAAGCAGGAGCTCAAAGATCTGTCCAGCCCGGAACAGAGCACACTCGAATTAGCGGTGACTGCGGCAAGTACTTTACCAAATATCCTGAGAGCTTTCCGTAAAAAGCAGCCCACCATCCACTTTCATGTGCAAATGCTAACTACCAAGGAAATGGTTGAACGGTTACTTAGAGGTGAAGTGGACTTCTGTTTGTCCTCGCCGTCTATAGAAGACGAAGACATTGAGAGCATCATTGTGTTCAACGATCCGATCCTTGTTGCTGTGCCTAAAGGTCACCATCTGGCAGACCGGGTTAGTGTGACCTTGGCAGAATTAAGAGATGAATGGTTTGTGGGTGTAAAGAGAGGGTACGGTACCCGTGATCTGACGGACGCTGTATGCAAGTCATCAGGTTTTATTCTAAACTATGTGTATGAAGGGGATGAACCTTCAAGATTAGTCTCACTGGTGGAAGCCGAGGTTGGTATTGCCTTTATTCCCGGTACAGCAAGGGATTCACGGGCTTCTCTCAGATATCTCCAAATAGAGGATCCGGGAATGGTGCGGGAAATCGCATTATTGTGGCATAAAAGCAGGTATATTTCCCGGGCTGCCCACGATTTCCGCGAAGTCGTTTTGGAATATTTTGCGGGGATATCTGAACCTATTAAATGA
- a CDS encoding GNAT family N-acetyltransferase has translation MKLLEQRVYVRFPEEKDAGEMTALYKRNREFFEQFSPSVQEGFYTEEHQLQTIIKGRADREDDRRYDFVICLKEDDRIIGNVGLSFVVRSALQSCMIGYSLDQAYNGKGYMTEAVKQVVRYAFEELKFHRISGEASPQNPGSIRVLENVGFHKEGIARSNVKINGVWKDHQVLAIINPSDSE, from the coding sequence ATGAAATTGCTAGAGCAGCGAGTTTATGTCCGGTTCCCTGAGGAAAAGGATGCCGGAGAAATGACAGCCCTGTACAAGCGTAACCGGGAGTTTTTCGAGCAATTCTCGCCAAGCGTCCAGGAGGGATTTTATACAGAGGAGCATCAGCTGCAGACGATAATAAAGGGCAGGGCGGATAGGGAAGATGACCGGAGATATGATTTTGTAATCTGCCTTAAAGAGGATGACCGGATTATTGGTAATGTTGGGCTATCCTTTGTGGTACGGAGTGCGCTCCAGAGCTGCATGATCGGATACAGCCTGGATCAGGCATATAACGGGAAGGGCTATATGACGGAAGCCGTAAAACAGGTCGTGCGTTATGCCTTCGAGGAGCTGAAATTCCACCGGATTAGCGGAGAAGCTTCGCCGCAGAATCCCGGTTCTATCCGGGTGCTTGAGAATGTGGGCTTCCACAAAGAAGGCATCGCCCGAAGCAATGTGAAGATCAACGGAGTCTGGAAGGATCATCAGGTTCTCGCTATTATTAATCCCTCGGATTCAGAATAA
- a CDS encoding AraC family transcriptional regulator, producing MGLSLHEVASQAGLPLTVIKDSNGVTTAQYFAIWLAYSDLVGDISHSIIRLSSAFETAQYPPSVLATYHARNYRDALYRMARYKQMCPPENLEINEEGDSCTIDLNWQSGVQTGPPVLAGITLATLLELGRRGTGQQVNAKFVEFAYPMGDVRALETYFGAPIQTGAKHNRLTLHRIHLDLPFISYNEELLQILTPVLDHSLDERQSSRSLTETVKWIMKRNLTAGRQDIQAVARQLGVSNRTLQRKLTDEGTSFKQLLTEARHEQALEYLADPSLDIKEVAFLIGYEDQNSFYRAFRLWEGDTPAHWRSEHLSPAVTTV from the coding sequence ATGGGGTTATCGCTGCACGAAGTCGCTTCGCAAGCAGGATTGCCGCTCACTGTGATAAAGGATTCAAACGGGGTTACCACCGCCCAATATTTTGCAATCTGGCTGGCATATTCCGATCTCGTCGGAGACATTTCACATAGTATTATCAGGTTATCTAGCGCATTTGAAACAGCACAGTACCCGCCTTCAGTCTTGGCGACATACCACGCCCGCAACTATCGCGATGCGTTATACCGGATGGCCCGGTATAAACAAATGTGCCCGCCTGAGAACTTAGAAATCAATGAAGAGGGAGATAGCTGTACGATTGATCTGAACTGGCAGTCCGGTGTGCAGACCGGTCCGCCGGTATTAGCCGGAATCACCCTGGCTACTCTGCTGGAGCTCGGCCGGCGGGGCACCGGACAACAGGTGAATGCCAAATTCGTTGAATTCGCGTACCCTATGGGAGACGTACGGGCACTGGAGACGTATTTTGGCGCGCCGATTCAGACCGGGGCGAAACATAACCGGTTGACATTGCACAGGATACATCTTGACCTCCCGTTTATCTCCTATAACGAAGAGCTGCTGCAGATATTGACACCCGTGCTGGATCATTCCTTGGATGAACGGCAAAGCAGCCGCTCTTTGACCGAGACTGTCAAATGGATCATGAAACGTAATCTCACAGCAGGACGCCAGGATATTCAGGCTGTCGCCAGGCAACTCGGAGTGAGTAACCGCACTCTGCAGCGTAAGCTTACGGACGAGGGAACCAGCTTCAAACAACTGTTAACTGAGGCCCGGCATGAGCAGGCACTGGAATATCTGGCCGACCCTTCACTAGATATTAAAGAAGTAGCCTTCCTTATCGGATATGAGGATCAAAACTCATTCTACCGCGCCTTCCGTTTGTGGGAAGGAGATACTCCAGCCCATTGGCGTTCCGAACATCTAAGTCCTGCCGTGACGACGGTTTAG
- a CDS encoding SDR family NAD(P)-dependent oxidoreductase, with protein sequence MDMGLTNTTALVTGSTKGIGKAIAIELAREGVHVLINGRSEEEVERVVEEIRQQFPSTNPRNATADITDAQQREALFAKFPDIDILVNNTGIYEMMRYEDLDDEVWERYFWTNVLAANSLARFYLPRMLKNGYGRIIFIASEEAVMPSGQMPQYCMTKSMLLSLSKSLSKLTIGTEVTINTIMPGPTLSENVQQIIEGIYANDERSFAEKERTFMSTHLPQSEIQRFIRPYEIGRLAAFVCSPFASAFKGSPIRMDGGMVPTIF encoded by the coding sequence ATGGATATGGGATTAACGAATACAACGGCTCTAGTAACGGGATCGACAAAAGGGATTGGGAAAGCAATCGCTATCGAGCTCGCCCGGGAAGGTGTACATGTGCTGATCAATGGCCGAAGTGAGGAAGAAGTCGAACGCGTTGTAGAGGAGATCCGGCAGCAATTTCCGTCCACCAATCCCCGGAATGCAACCGCTGATATTACAGATGCTCAGCAGAGGGAAGCCTTATTTGCGAAGTTCCCCGACATTGATATTCTAGTCAACAATACAGGCATCTACGAAATGATGCGGTATGAGGACCTTGATGATGAAGTGTGGGAGCGATACTTCTGGACGAATGTACTGGCAGCGAACAGTTTGGCTAGATTCTATCTCCCCAGGATGCTTAAGAACGGTTACGGACGCATTATCTTCATCGCAAGTGAAGAAGCAGTGATGCCATCCGGGCAAATGCCGCAGTACTGTATGACCAAATCGATGCTGCTATCCTTGTCCAAAAGCTTATCCAAACTGACTATCGGGACCGAAGTTACCATAAACACGATTATGCCTGGCCCAACGCTGTCTGAAAATGTGCAGCAGATTATCGAAGGCATCTACGCCAATGATGAGAGGTCTTTTGCTGAGAAAGAACGAACCTTCATGAGTACCCATCTTCCCCAATCCGAAATCCAGCGCTTCATCAGGCCTTATGAGATTGGCAGATTGGCTGCGTTCGTATGCAGTCCATTTGCTTCAGCCTTCAAAGGTTCTCCGATCCGCATGGACGGGGGAATGGTGCCAACGATTTTCTAA